The Labeo rohita strain BAU-BD-2019 chromosome 10, IGBB_LRoh.1.0, whole genome shotgun sequence genomic interval aaaaaataagaatttttaaGTTTGAGATTTGCTAAGGATAGCTTTTTTTgacaatgaattattatttataaagatTAACTTCaggtaatctaaatgtaaaaatagataaactgaacatatacaaaaaaatgattaatacaAAGACTGATAACCGATGTAGTATAGTGCATCCAATGCATAAGACAAAGGATATAAAGAAATCTGTTGGCATATTTTTGGAGCCTGCTTATGGCTTCTGACATTATGTGAAGTAATCAAATTCTAATTTGTATCAAAAAaggataaagaaagaaaaaaaaaaaaagtcttttccaTGAAAATAGAGGTCAGATTATGAGAAACTCAAATGACACACCAGTGTAAGAATGCACATCTGTGAAAGGCTTCTAATAAGGTCAGAGCCTGAGGGCAGAGCTTTAGTATTACCCAGAATCCCCAGCAGTTTGTAGAATCTCGTGTGTTGATCTTGAGGCAGATTGAGAGAGCTCAACTATACACAGCATCTCTGATCTCACTCACGTGCTGTAATTACCCAGTTCCTCTTCATTTCAGACCAGGAGGTCAGAGAGCGAGGATGAGGCACAAGGTACGCTGAAGAAGATCCAGAAACTGGTGGGAGTAAAAAAGGGGAGTCAAAGCGTTACGGAGGAGACGAGGAACAACACAGAGCCTGGAGGTgagaaacctaaaaaataatttccttaTGTGGACTAGATACAAAAAGCAGCATCTTCCATATTTCTTCCTTTACGTAATTCAACAGAATCCACTGGCAAAGGCCACAGTCCAGTCATAACCTGCATCAGTCTGACCAAAAAAGCTGAGAAGAAGCCCACAAGGACATCCACACAGCAATCCCAGCAGGATAAAGACGTtgacacaacaaaaacagaggCTTCTTGGAGTCCGGGGCTCTTTCAGGAGTACTGGAGCCCTATGGCGTATTCTCCAGCGTGGGACACGTCCACACACACCTGCCACAGGTCAACGGCCGAACAGGTCATGTACAACTTCAACTTCACCCTCCCCAGAGACACAGACTGGGAGAAATACGAGGAGCTCTTTCACCGACTGGACCCCTACAAACGAGAGCAGCAAGACAGGTGGATCACACACTCCGTCATGGACCTGGACACGCCTGACCCTCTGGTGAGACATAATGATCAGAGTGCACTTCCTGTTGAAAGGACACACAAGATCAGCAGCATCACATGCTGTAGACCAGCATCCAGTGCATAAAAATGAAGAGATCAGGCAGAGGTgtactataaaatatacaaaactgtaggtaataaaacacaaaatatgcaGAACAAAGAGCTTTATTAaccaaattaatgttttttttttgttgttgtttttttaaatatcttttttatattttttaaaatattaaggtcTTCTTTGAACCACAAGACaacaaaatatgtgaccctggaccacaaaaccagtctaaagtagcacgggtatatttgtagcaatagccaacaatacattgtatgggtcaaaatgattccATAAAATCAAAAGCTccatattttgcaaatttcctactgtaaatatgtcaaaacttaatttttgagtagtaatatacattgctaagtcTTTTATTcggacaactttttttttttttcccccaatattttgatttttttttttttttttttgcaccctcagatttcagattttcgaatagttgtatctcggccaaagattgtcctatcctaacaaaccatacatcaaattgacccttatgactggttttgtggttcaggatCACATATTTGTGGTGTATACTGCttgaaagacaaataaataaataaataaaataaatacataaataaaattgtaaaaataaatgagaaaatacatatttgtaaaaaaacaaaaaaacaaaaaaattttatttttaacatatttatatatacatatacacacacatatacacacacatatatatatatatatatatatatataaataaatgtgtgtgtatatatttatttatttattacacatttgtatttttgttaaaacccTAAACCACATATAATATCAGGCAGTATCTTGtaatatactgaaataaattttggATTCATTTATATGGTACTGGTTTTCTGTGTCTGATTATAtcacaaaaatcatttaaaatatgtaacaatatttaatatattactattactaaaaGGTATAATTTTATATGTAGTTTGGagtctataaaaaaaattaatacttttatttttttaagacaacaaattgatcaaaaggaaCAGTAAAAGATTTAGATTTCAAATTAACGCCGTTTTGTTTATCAAAAATGTACCAAAGTTCTACAAATAACAGgcagcacatctgttttcaacattgataataataataaatgtttcttgagcatcaaatcagcatattagaacaatttatgaaagatcatgtgacaagactggagtaatgatgttgaaaattcagctttgtaatcacaggaataaactgcattttaaaatatattacaatagaaaacattttaatttcaaataatttcacaatattactgtttgtaatgtatttttaatcaaataaattcagccttggtgagcagaagaggattcttcttatgtaattttattttttatgtcaagGAAGTCAAAAGATACAATAGAAAATtcgaagagaaaaaaaatgagttgCATTCAAATCAGCTGACTTCCTGTGCATTTCaggatacatttttataatgcttacaGAATCCAAACGATATacaataaaaagggaaaaaagagaacagaacaaaggaaaacagaaaaaaaaaaaaaacagcagggtAAGGTACAGTGTAATGTGTCCTTGCATAGTTGCAttaaatttatcttttttaacattgctaATTGTCAGTCCAAAAATCCATAAAATAcccataaaacacttttttacttttaaagtaaaaaaaattgggTAAAATCTGATCTGTAATTAGAAaggcttcttttaaaaatattctcattgatgctttttttttttttttttttttttaaataaatggaagcacacacatttattaattgatgctaaataaaagctcaattaaagatttttcttatttctacAGATCATGTGAATTACATCAGAAAAACCTTAGTTCTGGGTGTTGCTCTAAAAGATTGTCATGATGATAATGAcgcattattttctcttgaaGAGACACTTTAAAGTCACTGATTAGAGATGTAAGAGTAGACGCTCACATCCTGTGTGCGGTTGAGGAAGTGTGTTTAGACTCGACTGCATGTGTGAGCTGCTTCAGGCCAGTGCGGGTGTCTACAATAAGAGCTGAGCGGCTTTCTGTCAGGAGAAATTGATAGAAAAACATTTGACGCAGTTGGCAGAATGCTTCAAAGAAAACCATCCAATGTCTCTGACAAAACAAGGAACAAACCTaaggtaaaaactttttattaaaaataaaacaaacaaaaccaaaagaaCTTAACACTTTGTCCATCTGTTGTGGTGAAATTATACATTACGCAAGTACTAGCAGTGCTCAGCTAACAGTTATCCTGTTTTAGACTTATGTTTGCAAACAAGCCACATTTTAAATGACCATTACTGATCTCTTCTGTGACCGCAAAACTATGGTGTGAAACAAGATGCAAATCAAGACTGTTCACAGCTGCAGACCAAAAACCTATTTTCTCTCTTCATGTTTCAGCGATCCACCAGCTTTGGGATTTTCGATAGACAGCAGCCCACACAGGTCAAGGCAGAAGAGAAGGCAGAAAGTTTGGTGAGTTCGGTTTcctttttcaataaaaaaagctGGACTCCCATCTCCCATACTGACCTCCATCTGTGTCTCTGTAGCCTGTGGAAGTAGCTGAGGTGGATCCCAGTAAATCAGGAGGTCTAGGGAAGAAGATGAAGAACATCTCACTGACCATGCGTAAAAAGATGGGCAGGAAATACACTAAAGCCCTGTCAGAGGAAATGGTGAGCGCTTGCTTGATAGTTCAGCAGTTTTAACCTTGAAAACAACATCAAAACGTACCAGCCAAAGTTCTTTTGGTTTAGCAAACAACgctgtttttaaatcaaataatgaTGTTACAACATACGTTGTTCATATTAGCTTTTGggttctttaaagggatagttcacccaaaaattaaaattgtgtcatcatttactcatcttcatgtcgttccaaacttgaaAGCaatctttcttctgtggaacgcAAGAGAagatcatttaataaataaataaataaataaataaataaataaataaaataaagttggtAGTTACCATTgactttttgtattttgtgtccATACAGTGGCAGTCATTggaaactgaaatgaaaattctctcattatttCCTCACTCTTATGTTGCTccaaaattaaatgcatttctgtCTTCTGTGGAAGAcaatagaagatattttgaagaacgttGGTAGTTTCCATTGACtctcattgtattttttttggccatacaatggaagtcaatgggaattgaaaagaaaattctctcattatttactcactcttttGTTGTCACAAACTTAAATGcgtttcttttttctgtggaacacaagaagatattttgaagaatgttggtaattcccattgacttttttttttttttttggtgcatacAATGGAAGAAAATGAGAACGGagatgaaaattctctcattatttAAATCACCCTCGCGTCATTCCAAACTTGAATGCATTTcatcttctgtgaaacacagaagatattttgaagaattccAGTAGCTCCCATGGACTTTGATTTAATTTTCTGTGCATAcgatggaagtcaatgggaaccaaaattactattttttcattatttactcaccctcacattgttccaaacctgtatgcatttctttgttctatggaacataaaagatgatattttgaaaaatgttggtagttcccattgactttaatagaatttttttgttcataaagtGGAAGATCATTAGGAACTGAAATAAGAATTCTCTCGTTATTTCCTCactcttatgtcattccaaacctaaaTGCATTTCCTTCTTCTGTGCAacataatagaaaatattttgaagaacattggTAGTTCCccttgactttcactgtatttattgtccatacaatggaagtcaatgggaaccaaaatgaccgttctttcattatttactcaccctcatgttgttccaaacctgtatgcaaagaatattttgaagaatattggtAACCACGTGGATTTTGGGTCCCACTTGACTTCCATAGTACTTTCTAGCCATACAATGGACGTCAGTGGGACCCAAAACCAtttagttaccaacattcttcaaaaaaagtCTTATATTGTGTTGCACAGACACTAAACAGGCTTAGAAAAAAAGCGAAGGGGgagaaatgatgacagaattgtaactTTTGGGATCTTTTCAAAGGGTGGATTGTACAATCACAAAATggatatttaacatttttataatgggGTCCAATGCTAATGAggtccaaaaatgaaaagagtTCAGACTCACACAAAAAATTTAGGGTAAAGAAAAGATCGAAATTTCCTCagatcctttagaaatcttCCTTAGGAAGCCATTATTTTGTCTACGAGGCGCATAGACAATTTATGGTGATTTTTTGTAATACATAAAGCTTTTTTTGTCAGTTATGAActgtttttaaccaaaaaaagtcAGTAAAGAGTGAAAAGTTCTTTGCAAAACTTCATGTCCACCATGTTTTTCCTGAGCAAACCATGTGGGTCTGAGGTATTAAAGCAAGGAAGCCCAACGTCTGTAGTTTTCTCGTTAATTTCAAGCTTATTTACAAAGCAGTCAACCTTTATTTTGCTGCTGTACTATAAAGAGCTTCTGAGGAGCTCGCGTGGGCGGATTACATGCAGCTCCCATGTCTGAGGTAAAAACGGCAGCGCAGCTCTTGCGGATTAAAGACTTTGCTCCCTCAAGCGACCCGCGGCCTGGCACGACCCGATTTGTTACCTGAAGACCTGTCACGCATTGGCTTTTGGTTGGGACTCTTGCCTGCTCACGAACGCACCTGATGTTTTTCACAGGGCGAGGAAAACGAAGCTGCGGCGGGTGACGGCGTGGACGGCGTGTTGGCCAAAGGCTGCAACCACTCCAGTAACTCTGTCGAGAGTCTGTTCAGCTTGCACAGCGGCCAGAGTTCATCCAGTAAGCCGAACTTAATATCCTCTACAACTAATAGACCATTTATTATTGGATCACAGGTCTAACctgcatttgaaaatgtaaaacagagCAGCCACGAGAGCGAAATGGGGTGCCTACTCAATTGACATTTGAAGTAGATGTGCTGTTGACATTTTATCAATGTGGTTTGAGTTTCAATGGTTGTTTTGCATTTCCTGACACTTTAGGTGGTGTGACCAGCGGTTCTGAAGGTTGTAGTAACAGGGACAGCCTGCGTTTAGAAGACGACGTGCCCTATACGGGACAGTTCTGCGGGAGAGCCAAGGTTCACACCGACTTCGTTCCCAGTCCGTACGACACAGAGTCTCTCAAACTCAAGGTAGAAACCAACCTGAGATGAtcagcaataaaaaacaaactcaaGAGCCACtgacatgtatttttttcctttgtaagGTGGGAGATGTGATTGATATCATCAGCAAACCTGCAATGGGAATCTGGTCAGGGATGTTGAATGGTAAAATTGGAAACTTTAAGTTCATCTACGTCGACTTGCTGGTGGAAGAAAGCGCGCCAGAACCAAGGATTCGCTCTCACCGGAGAAGCAGAAGACCTCGACCCAAAACTCTTCAGGAGCTTCTGGAAAGACTCAATCTGGAGGTGCTTCAAATGTCCAATTAAACACCTCAGCTGATGATCATC includes:
- the samsn1b gene encoding SAM domain-containing protein SAMSN-1b isoform X4, with the protein product MLQRKPSNVSDKTRNKPKRSTSFGIFDRQQPTQVKAEEKAESLPVEVAEVDPSKSGGLGKKMKNISLTMRKKMGRKYTKALSEEMGEENEAAAGDGVDGVLAKGCNHSSNSVESLFSLHSGQSSSSGVTSGSEGCSNRDSLRLEDDVPYTGQFCGRAKVHTDFVPSPYDTESLKLKVGDVIDIISKPAMGIWSGMLNGKIGNFKFIYVDLLVEESAPEPRIRSHRRSRRPRPKTLQELLERLNLEEHISSLLLNGYQTVEDLRDLKEQHLVELNVTDPEHRHRLLLAAEYLQDPEYNNQSHGETEEEPKSPSEEVKAELNDCPRDSGCYIGSDCSDNSKEDTESQPAPLSPPATQA
- the samsn1b gene encoding SAM domain-containing protein SAMSN-1b isoform X2 translates to MNLFCFTLKVPETHTSKIQDSKTLEKAKRKSQLLSTSEDETTDHTESDAHWPATRKKDGFVHSKNHTNTEAVKDHHRSKLTREEKEEQVNSEKTVKNPSVQGVNFEAWNPNRENSECRQQDVTRRSESEDEAQGTLKKIQKLVGVKKGSQSVTEETRNNTEPGESTGKGHSPVITCISLTKKAEKKPTRTSTQQSQQDKDVDTTKTEASWSPGLFQEYWSPMAYSPAWDTSTHTCHRSTAEQVMYNFNFTLPRDTDWEKYEELFHRLDPYKREQQDRWITHSVMDLDTPDPLRSTSFGIFDRQQPTQVKAEEKAESLPVEVAEVDPSKSGGLGKKMKNISLTMRKKMGRKYTKALSEEMGEENEAAAGDGVDGVLAKGCNHSSNSVESLFSLHSGQSSSSGVTSGSEGCSNRDSLRLEDDVPYTGQFCGRAKVHTDFVPSPYDTESLKLKVGDVIDIISKPAMGIWSGMLNGKIGNFKFIYVDLLVEESAPEPRIRSHRRSRRPRPKTLQELLERLNLEEHISSLLLNGYQTVEDLRDLKEQHLVELNVTDPEHRHRLLLAAEYLQDPEYNNQSHGETEEEPKSPSEEVKAELNDCPRDSGCYIGSDCSDNSKEDTESQPAPLSPPATQA
- the samsn1b gene encoding SAM domain-containing protein SAMSN-1b isoform X1 yields the protein MNLFCFTLDGSTDSLYEPAQIGQNSQDLLPKRLPSPKYMKNVGVWSGSEPCIAMKVPETHTSKIQDSKTLEKAKRKSQLLSTSEDETTDHTESDAHWPATRKKDGFVHSKNHTNTEAVKDHHRSKLTREEKEEQVNSEKTVKNPSVQGVNFEAWNPNRENSECRQQDVTRRSESEDEAQGTLKKIQKLVGVKKGSQSVTEETRNNTEPGESTGKGHSPVITCISLTKKAEKKPTRTSTQQSQQDKDVDTTKTEASWSPGLFQEYWSPMAYSPAWDTSTHTCHRSTAEQVMYNFNFTLPRDTDWEKYEELFHRLDPYKREQQDRWITHSVMDLDTPDPLRSTSFGIFDRQQPTQVKAEEKAESLPVEVAEVDPSKSGGLGKKMKNISLTMRKKMGRKYTKALSEEMGEENEAAAGDGVDGVLAKGCNHSSNSVESLFSLHSGQSSSSGVTSGSEGCSNRDSLRLEDDVPYTGQFCGRAKVHTDFVPSPYDTESLKLKVGDVIDIISKPAMGIWSGMLNGKIGNFKFIYVDLLVEESAPEPRIRSHRRSRRPRPKTLQELLERLNLEEHISSLLLNGYQTVEDLRDLKEQHLVELNVTDPEHRHRLLLAAEYLQDPEYNNQSHGETEEEPKSPSEEVKAELNDCPRDSGCYIGSDCSDNSKEDTESQPAPLSPPATQA
- the samsn1b gene encoding SAM domain-containing protein SAMSN-1b isoform X3 yields the protein MKVPETHTSKIQDSKTLEKAKRKSQLLSTSEDETTDHTESDAHWPATRKKDGFVHSKNHTNTEAVKDHHRSKLTREEKEEQVNSEKTVKNPSVQGVNFEAWNPNRENSECRQQDVTRRSESEDEAQGTLKKIQKLVGVKKGSQSVTEETRNNTEPGESTGKGHSPVITCISLTKKAEKKPTRTSTQQSQQDKDVDTTKTEASWSPGLFQEYWSPMAYSPAWDTSTHTCHRSTAEQVMYNFNFTLPRDTDWEKYEELFHRLDPYKREQQDRWITHSVMDLDTPDPLRSTSFGIFDRQQPTQVKAEEKAESLPVEVAEVDPSKSGGLGKKMKNISLTMRKKMGRKYTKALSEEMGEENEAAAGDGVDGVLAKGCNHSSNSVESLFSLHSGQSSSSGVTSGSEGCSNRDSLRLEDDVPYTGQFCGRAKVHTDFVPSPYDTESLKLKVGDVIDIISKPAMGIWSGMLNGKIGNFKFIYVDLLVEESAPEPRIRSHRRSRRPRPKTLQELLERLNLEEHISSLLLNGYQTVEDLRDLKEQHLVELNVTDPEHRHRLLLAAEYLQDPEYNNQSHGETEEEPKSPSEEVKAELNDCPRDSGCYIGSDCSDNSKEDTESQPAPLSPPATQA